The stretch of DNA GGACGCATCCTCAAGACGGAGAAACGCGCCATCTGGAAAATTCTCTCCATTCTGAATCTGCCGGCGGTGTTGCAAGGCAAAGTGGATCTGGAGAAAGAGGGGTTGCAGTACAACCGCGCCAGCGCCACCATCACGATCCAAAACGGATCGGTGAAAACGCAAAATATTGTCTTGGACAGCCCGGTGCTGAAGATTTCTGCCGTCGGCAGTTACGACATGCCCACCGATCAACTGGACATGATTTGGGCGGTAAGTCCCTTCGGGTCCTATTCGCAATTCCTCAAATCGATTCCGCTCTTCGGACGGTTGATGGCCGGGGACCGCAAGGGCTTGGCGACGGCCCTGTTCCAGGTCAAGGGCTCCATCGACGATCCGGACGTCACCTACATGCCGATGAAGTCCTTCACCACGGGATTAACCGGTGTCGCGCAGCTTGCGTTCGATCTGTTGAAGAATACGGTCATGCTCCCGATCGACATTTTATCGCCACAGGAAGAAAAGGATCCGGTATTCGATCCGGCGCTGGAGATCCAAACGCCCTCGGCCGCCGCGCCGCCGAGTGAGCCCGCACCTACGGCACCGGCACCGGCCGCGCCTTGACCACCTCCGGACCGCGTGATAGCATCCACCTCACGTGAACGCCTCCATCTCATGAGCCATTCGACCGAACAGAGCCCCCATCCCGAGCAGAGCGCCGTACTCTTTATCGCCGCCAGCGAAACAGAGTCCAATCTGTATTACGCCACCCGTTTCATCGCGCCCGATCCGTTCATCTATCTCGAAGTGAAGGGCGAACGCCTCATGGTCATGAGCGACCTGGAAGTGGACCGGGCGCGTCATCAGGCGACAGTCGATCGTGTGTTGTCGTATTCCGAGCTGGAACGGCGCGCCAAATCGATGGGTGCAAAAGACCCGGGTACGATCGATGTCGTCCATCTGGTCTTGCAGGATGCCGGTCTGAAAGAAATTCTGGTCCCTCCGACCTTTCCCTTTCTCCATGCCGCCCGACTGCAGGAACTGGGCTATCGGCTGCGGACCAAGCGTGAACCGTTCTACGAACAGCGGGTCACGAAATCGGCCGAAGAGGTTCGGCACATCGAAGCTGCTCAACGCGCGACGGAAACGGCCGTGGCCGCTGCGCATCAGAGCCTCCGCCGCGCCGAGATTCGCGACCACGTGCTCTGGCTGGATGGGGAAGTCCTCACCTCTGAACGGGTCAAGAAATTGATCAACGTGGCCCTGATGGAATGTGGGTGCATCGCACAACATACCATCGTGGCGGGGGGGGAGCAGGCCTGCGATCCCCATGATGAAGGCAGCGGGCCGCTGCCGGCTCATCGCAGCATTATTTTCGACGTCTTCCCCCGATCAGCCGACTCTCGTTACTTCGCCGACATGTCCCGCACCGTCGTCCGCGGAACACCCTCGCCGGAATTAACGCGCCTGTATCACGCGGTGAAAGATGCGCAGGAAGAAGCGATCACCAAAATTCGCGACGGGGCCGACGGGGCCGCCATCCACCAGGGCATCTGCGATCGTTTCGAGAAGGCGGGGTACAAGACGGGCCTGGTCAACGGCCGCATGCAAGGCTATTTTCACGGCACCGGCCATGGCGTCGGATTGGATATTCACGAGGCGCCTCGTATCAGCCGAACCGGTTCGCTGCTGCAGGAAGGACATGTCGTGACGGTCGAGCCCGGCCTCTATTACCCGGGCCTCGGGGCGGTGCGTATCGAAGACATGGTCCTTGTGACAAAAGACGGTTGCCGGAATTTGACGAACTATCCGAAAATATTTGAACTCGGCTAGTCGGTCCGACGAAGACACACGTCCCCCGTTTTCACGCTTCACGCCCGATGCGTCACGTGTCACGATGTTATGCGCCTGACCTTCACCATCCAGCGTTTTAATCCCGAAACCGATCAACGGCCTCACCAGGAAGAGTATCGTCTCGACATCGGACGAGGCATGACGGTGCTCGAAGCCCTGATCCGAATCAAGAACGAACTCGACGGCCGGTTGGCACTGCGTTATTCCTGCCGCTCCGCCATTTGCGGCTCCTGCGCCATGCATATCAACGGCACGGAGAAATTGGCCTGCCGCACCTCCATTCGGAAAGAACTCGAACGCCACGGGCGCATCTCCATCGAGCCCTTACCCAACCTTCCGGTGATCAAGGACCTCGTGGTCGATATGTCGCCGTTCTGGGATAAGATCCGGGCCGTCACGCCCTGGCTGACCCCCGTCACACATCCGACGAAACGATACGGGTCATCCGGGCAACTGCGGCTGCCACCCGAGACGTACCAGTTTCACAACGTGGATGCCTGCATCATGTGCGGGGCCTGTGTGGCCGCCTGCACCTCGCATGAAGTCTCACGGGGCTTTCTCGGTCCGGCGGCACTCGCAAAGGCCGCGCGTTTTGTCGCAGACCCTCGTGAA from Nitrospira sp. encodes:
- a CDS encoding Xaa-Pro peptidase family protein, with the protein product MSHSTEQSPHPEQSAVLFIAASETESNLYYATRFIAPDPFIYLEVKGERLMVMSDLEVDRARHQATVDRVLSYSELERRAKSMGAKDPGTIDVVHLVLQDAGLKEILVPPTFPFLHAARLQELGYRLRTKREPFYEQRVTKSAEEVRHIEAAQRATETAVAAAHQSLRRAEIRDHVLWLDGEVLTSERVKKLINVALMECGCIAQHTIVAGGEQACDPHDEGSGPLPAHRSIIFDVFPRSADSRYFADMSRTVVRGTPSPELTRLYHAVKDAQEEAITKIRDGADGAAIHQGICDRFEKAGYKTGLVNGRMQGYFHGTGHGVGLDIHEAPRISRTGSLLQEGHVVTVEPGLYYPGLGAVRIEDMVLVTKDGCRNLTNYPKIFELG
- the sdhB gene encoding succinate dehydrogenase iron-sulfur subunit gives rise to the protein MRLTFTIQRFNPETDQRPHQEEYRLDIGRGMTVLEALIRIKNELDGRLALRYSCRSAICGSCAMHINGTEKLACRTSIRKELERHGRISIEPLPNLPVIKDLVVDMSPFWDKIRAVTPWLTPVTHPTKRYGSSGQLRLPPETYQFHNVDACIMCGACVAACTSHEVSRGFLGPAALAKAARFVADPREPAGAKQARLAALQEADGIWDCTRCNMCVQVCPKDVQPMEAIIRLRRSSLRHELTSAEGARHITSFVELVRHDGRLNEAVMPLKVLGFNLRRVLDVMPLGIRMWLKGKVPLPFGHTIPGIKQVRAIFAAAGRRAPRS